Proteins from one Juglans microcarpa x Juglans regia isolate MS1-56 chromosome 6S, Jm3101_v1.0, whole genome shotgun sequence genomic window:
- the LOC121237513 gene encoding lysine-specific demethylase 5B-B isoform X2, whose translation MGKGRPRAVEKGVLGHNCSVPSFGSLNIPSGPVYYPTQDEFRDPLEYIYKIRPEAEPYGICKIVPPESWKPPFALNCDSFTFPTKTQAIHQLQARPAASDSKTFELEYNRFLEDHSGKKLRKKVVFEGEELDLCKLFNAVKRYGGYNKVVKEKKWGEVSRFVRSTRKISECAKHVLSQLYREHLYDYEKYYNRLNQKAGGGYKRALHDEGMSEQEAESLGSKRRRRNNGGDKVKVCKVKEEEHDQICEQCRSGLHGEVMLLCDRCNKGWHIYCLSPPLKQVPPGNWYCLECLNSDKDCFGFVPGKQYTLEAFRRVADRAKRRWFGSGPASLVQIEKKFWEIVEGMVGEVEVIYGSDLDTSIYGSGFPRATDQRPQIVETKLWDEYCDTPWNINNLPKLSGSMLRAVHQNITGVMVPWLYIGMLFSAFCWHFEDHCFYSMNYLHWGEPKCWYSVPGSEANAFEKVMRKSLPDLFDAQPDLLFQLVTMLNPSVLQENGVPVYSIQQEPGNFVITFPRSYHGGFNLGLNCAEAVNFAPADWLPYGRIGADLYKQYRKAAVLSHEELLCVVAENDCNSRVAPYLKRELLKIHANEKSSRERLWKNGIIRSSPMSPRKCLEYVGTEEDPTCIICKQYLYLSAVVCRCRPSAFVCLEHWERLCECKSSKLRLLYRHTLVELYGLVLTVDKHCCEETTQSRNMRRQISSSSEQNALTKKVKGGHVTLDQLAAQWLLRASKISKNPFSSEAYVAVLKEAEQFLWAGSEMDSVRDTAKNLVEARKWAEGIRDCLSKVENWSCHSGGDLDKVHFEYVHELLSFNPVPCNEPGHLKLKEYAEEARLLVQEIDHALSTCPKISELEFLYSRACGLPIYVKESEKLSLKISSVKVLIESIRKCISEKHPAAIELDILYKLKSEILDLQVQVLEIGMLLDLLRQAELCRDQCGEMLKGPINLKNLELLLQELNGCTVNIPELKLLTQYHIDAVSWISRFNDVRLNINEREDHHNVVDELSSILKDGASLRIQVDELPLVEVELKKACCRKRALKARCTKMSLDFIQQLMVEAAVIQIEKERLFVEMNGVLAAAMHWEERAKDILAHAALMSEFEDVMMASEEIYAILPSLNDVKDAVLIAKSWLKKSEPFLMFATSAAPASSSLFEVEALKELVSQSKLLKISLEESRVLETVLKNCLEWGHGARSLLQDAMCIFDLSDIGDGMGKCLILKIESVVSKIESVIKSGSSLHFEFCEIPELQGAHSTLQWCKKVLSFCSGAPAFEDVESLMKVAEQLPHKCASGPLCSSLIDGVKWLKKALKAIAAPQNFKRWKLSDAEEVLADSQYIKVSFPVMVGQLQNSIQKHKLWQEQVLQFFNRKSEDQSWCLILELKELGNSVAFSCTELDLVLSKVEKIEKWMKRCMYAVGTSIGDEKSLLDALWKIKKDLDRSLYIYETSRACKARNLCICCSSDAEDLVLLTCSICKDCYHLRCLGPMATDSNLAEVYRCPYCQFLQGGSICQNKGGPLKFGGKRPELQMLIELLHDAEDFFVWIEERDALKQLVDQALACRSCLTELVDFALASCDKDLSIVSEKLTIAMKAIEVAGLYDQLGNRNLDLALARFSWSFKVNILLQSLHKPTIQQIQQHLKEGLAMNIPPEDQYRQRLTEVKCIGLQWAEHAKKVAADSGDLSLDKVFELIAEGESLPVCVEKEIKLLRARSMLYCICRKPYDQRAMIACDVCDEWYHFDCIKLHSAPKVYICPACKPQRGDLSALQSVDHDRSIRAKLAVPKTPFPEKNRFDKEVEKS comes from the exons ATGGGGAAAGGGAGACCTAGGGCTGTGGAGAAGGGGGTGCTAGGGCATAATTGTAGTGTTCCATCTTTTGGTTCATTGAATATACCATCTGGGCCCGTGTATTACCCAACTCAGGATGAATTTAGAGACCCTTTGGAGTATATATACAAGATCAGGCCAGAGGCTGAGCCTTATGGGATTTGTAAGATAGTTCCACCAGAGAGTTGGAAGCCCCCGTTTGCATTGAATTGTGATTCATTTACCTTTCCCACAAAAACCCAAGCCATTCACCAGTTGCAGGCGCGGCCGGCTGCAAGCGATTCCAAGACATTTGAATTGGAGTACAATAGGTTTTTAGAGGATCATAGCGGGAAAAAGTTGAGGAAGAAGGTGGTTTTCGAGGGGGAGGAGTTGGATTTGTGTAAATTGTTTAATGCAGTGAAGCGGTATGGTGGGTACAATAAGGTTGTGAAGGAGAAGAAATGGGGGGAGGTTTCACGATTTGTGAGGTCAACTAGGAAGATTTCAGAGTGTGCGAAGCACGTGTTGAGTCAGTTGTATCGAGAGCATTTATATGATTATGAGAAATATTACAATCGGTTGAATCAGAAGGCAGGTGGTGGTTATAAGAGAGCATTGCATGATGAGGGGATGAGTGAGCAGGAGGCTGAATCGTTGGGCTCGAAAAGAAGACGGAGGAATAATGGTGGTGATAAGGTAAAGGTTTGTAAGGTGAAGGAGGAGGAGCATGATCAGATTTGTGAACAATGCAGAAGTGGTTTGCATGGGGAAGTGATGCTTCTGTGTGATAGGTGTAATAAGGGGTGGCATATATACTGTCTTTCCCCGCCTTTAAAGCAGGTTCCACCAGGGAATTGGTATTGCTTGGAGTGCTTGAATTCTGACAAGGATTGCTTTGGTTTTGTGCCTGGAAAACAATACACATTGGAAGCTTTTAGGCGTGTGGCTGATCGTGCTAAGAGGAGATGGTTTGGGTCAGGACCTGCTTCACTGGTGCAAATTGAGAAAAAGTTCTGGGAAATTGTGGAGGGGATGGTGGGCGAGGTTGAAGTTATCTATGGCAGTGACTTAGATACTTCTATATATGGGAGTGGCTTTCCACGTGCAACTGACCAGAGACCACAAATAGTTGAAACTAAGCTTTGGGATGAATACTGTGATACTCCGTGGAATATTAATAACTTGCCCAAGTTGAGTGGATCAATGCTTCGAGCTGTTCATCAAAACATTACTGGTGTTATGGTGCCCTGGCTGTATATTGGGATGCTATTCTCAGCTTTTTGTTGGCATTTTGAAGATCATTGTTTTTACTCGATGAATTATCTACACTG GGGAGAGCCAAAATGTTGGTACAGCGTTCCTGGTAGTGAAGCCAATGCTTTTGAGAAG GTCATGCGGAAGAGTCTTCCTGATCTTTTTGATGCACAACCAGATCTACTCTTCCAGCTTGTCACCATGTTGAATCCATCTGTCTTGCAAGAAAATGGAGTTCCTGTCTACAGCATACAGCAG GAGCCTGGTAATTTTGTCATCACCTTCCCTAGATCATACCATGGAGGTTTCAATCTTG GTTTAAATTGTGCGGAGGCCGTCAATTTTGCTCCTGCTGACTGGCTGCCTTATGGTCGTATTGGAGCAGATCTGTATAAGCAGTATCGCAAAGCTGCTGTTTTGTCTCATGAGGAACTTCTTTGTGTTGTAGCAGAG AATGATTGCAATAGTAGAGTAGCACCTTATCTGAAGAGAGAATTGCTTAAAATACATGCTAATGAGAAAAGTTCGAGAGAGCGACTGTGGAAAAATGGAATTATAAGATCATCTCCTATGTCCCCTCGGAAATGCCTTGAATATGTGGGTACTGAAGAG GATCCGACATGCATTATATGCAAGCAGTATCTCTATCTTTCTGCTGTTGTTTGCCGCTGTAGGCCATCTGCCTTTGTGTGTCTCGAG CACTGGGAACGCCTTTGTGAATGCAAATCTAGTAAACTGCGTCTTCTTTATCGTCATACACTTGTAGAATTGTATGGCCTTGTGCTTACAGTTGATAAACATTGTTGTGAAGAGACTACACAAAGTAGGAATATGCGAAGGCAAATATCAAGTTCCAGTGAACAAAATGCTTTGACAAAAAAG GTGAAAGGTGGCCATGTTACTCTGGATCAGCTTGCAGCCCAATGGCTTTTACGAGCATCGAAGATTTCTAAGAATCCATTTTCAAGTGAAGCCTATGTTGCTGTGTTGAAGGAAGCTGAACAGTTTCTTTGGGCTGGTTCTGAAATGGATTCT GTGCGGGACACTGCAAAAAATCTGGTTGAAGCACGGAAGTGGGCAGAAGGCATAAGAGATTGTCTATCTAAAGTTGAAAACTGGTCATGTCATTCTGGTGGTGATCTAGATAAAGTTCACTTTGAATATGTTCATGAGTTGCTGAGTTTCAATCCTGTTCCCTGTAATGAGCCTGGGCATCTCAAGTTGAAG GAATATGCAGAAGAGGCAAGGCTGTTGGTTCAGGAAATTGATCACGCTCTATCAACATGCCCAAAA ATTTCCGAGTTGGAATTTTTGTACTCCAGAGCTTGTGGCCTACCAATATATGTGAAAGAGAGTGAGAAGTTATCCCTGAAAATTTCTTCAGTAAAG GTCTTGATAGAAAGCATAAGAAAATGCATTTCTGAGAAACATCCTGCAGCAATAGAGCTTGATATCCTTTACAAGTTAAAGTCAGAG ATTTTGGACCTTCAAGTTCAAGTCCTAGAGATAGGAATGCTTTTGGATCTATTAAGGCAAGCTGAATTATGTCGTGATCAGTGTGGCGAGATGTTGAAAGGTCCTATTAATCTAAAG AATCTCGAATTGCTTCTTCAAGAGTTGAATGGTTGTACTGTTAACATACCAGAGCTGAAGCTTTTGACACAATACCACATTGATGCTGTTTCGTGGATCTCCCGTTTTAATGATGTTCGCTTGAACATTAATGAACGGGAGGATCATCACAATGTAGTTGATGAGTTAAGTAGCATTCTCAAAGATGGGGCGTCTTTAAGAATCCAAG TTGATGAATTGCCTCTAGTCGAGGTCGAGTTAAAGAAGGCCTGTTGCAGGAAAAGGGCTCTTAAG GCACGCTGTACAAAAATGTCTCTGGACTTCATTCAGCAACTGATGGTGGAGGCTGCAGT gattcagattgagaaagagagattaTTTGTTGAAATGAATGGAGTACTTGCTGCTGCCATGCATTGGGAGGAAAGAGCGAAAGATATTCTTGCCCATGCAGCTCTAATGAGTGAATTTGAAGATGTCATGAT GGCTTCGGAAGAAATATATGCAATTCTACCTTCTCTTAATGATGTCAAAGATGCAGTATTAATAGCGAAGTCCTGGTTAAAGAAGTCAGAGCCCTTTTTAATGTTTGCTACGTCTGCTGCTCCTGCCTCAAGTTCTTTGTTTGAAGTTGAGGCCTTGAAG GAGTTGGTTTCTCAGTCAAAGCTTTTGAAGATTTCTTTGGAAGAAAGCAGGGTGCTAGAAACGGTTTTGAAGAATTGCTTGGAGTGGGGGCACGGTGCACGTTCTCTTCTGCAAGATGCTATGTGCATATTCGATTTGAGTGATATAGGCGATGGAATGGGCAAATGCcttattttgaaaatagaatCTGTAGTTTCTAAAATTGAATCTGTCATAAAAAGTGGATCATCtcttcattttgaattttgtgaGATTCCTGAACTTCAAGGTGCACATTCTACCCTGCAATGGTGCAAGAAGGTGCTTTCTTTCTGCTCTGGTGCTCCTGCTTTTGAG GATGTCGAGAGCTTGATGAAGGTTGCAGAGCAACTTCCCCATAAATGTGCCTCTGGTCCGTTGTGTAGTTCATTGATCGATGGGGTTAAATGGCTAAAGAAAGCCTTAAAGGCCATTGCTGCGCcacaaaatttcaaaagatGGAAGCTGAGTGATGCTGAAGAAGTTCTTGCTGACTCTCAg TATATTAAAGTCTCCTTTCCGGTGATGGTTGGTCAACTTCAAAATTCTATTCAGAAACACAA GCTGTGGCAAGAACAGGTGCTTCAGTTTTTCAATCGTAAGTCTGAGGATCAATCTTGGTGTTTAATATTAGAGCTCAAG GAGCTTGGAAATTCTGTTGCTTTCAGTTGCACCGAACTTGATTTGGTCTTATCTAAAGTTGAAAAGATTGAGAAGTGGATGAAACGCTGCATGTATGCTGTAGGGACTTCAATTGGAGATGAGAAATCTCTGCTTGATGCTTTATGGAAG ATTAAAAAGGATCTAGATAGATCTTTGTACATATATGAAACATCACGTGCCTGCAAAGCAAGAAATTTATGTATCTGCTGCTCCAGTGATGCTGAGGATCTGGTGCTTCTTACTTGTTCAATATGCAAGGACTG CTATCATCTGCGGTGCCTAGGACCAATGGCAACAGATTCAAATCTTGCAGAAGTGTATAGATGCCCCTATTGCCAATTTTTGCAGGGTGGATCAATTTGTCAAAATAAAGGCGGCCCTCTG AAATTTGGAGGGAAGCGTCCTGAATTACAAATGCTCATTGAACTTCTACATGATGCTGAAGATTTCTTTGTATG GATTGAGGAAAGGGATGCATTGAAGCAACTTGTGGATCAAGCCCTGGCATGCAGATCTTGCTTGACAGAATTAGTTGATTTTGCTTTGGCTTCTTGTGATAAAGATCTCAGCATTGTCTCTGAAAAACTAACTATTGCCATGAAG GCCATTGAAGTTGCGGGTCTCTATGATCAGCTGGGTAATCGCAACCTTGATCTAGCATTAGCAAGATTCTCATGGAGCTTTAAAGTCAACATACTATTACAGAGTTTACATAAGCCCACAATCCAACAGATTCAGCAGCATTTGAAAGAG GGTCTGGCTATGAACATTCCACCTGAAGATCAGTATAGGCAAAGACTGACAGAAGTGAAGTGCATCGGCTTACAGTGGGCAGAACATGCCAAGAAG GTTGCGGCAGATTCTGGGGATCTCAGCTTAGATAAAGTTTTTGAACTTATTGCGGAAGGTGAAAGTTTGCCTGTTTGTGTGGAGAAGGAGATTAAG TTACTAAGAGCTCGAAGTATGCTATATTGCATTTGTCGAAAGCCTTATGATCAGAGAGCAATGATTGCTTGTGATGTCTGTGATGAGTGGTACCATTTTGATTGCATTAAATTACATTCCGCACCAAAGGTCTACATTTGTCCTGCATGTAAGCCTCAGAGAGGAGACTTGTCTGCATTACAATCGGTGGACCATGATAG ATCAATCCGTGCCAAATTGGCTGTTCCTAAGACACCTTTTCCGGAAAAAAACAGGTTCGATAAAGAAGTCGAGAAAAGCTGA